The following proteins are encoded in a genomic region of Serinus canaria isolate serCan28SL12 chromosome 15, serCan2020, whole genome shotgun sequence:
- the ASPHD2 gene encoding aspartate beta-hydroxylase domain-containing protein 2, translated as MVWVPLSPTSSDRRALLRAPSTTTMSLEWLSDWSWSLDGLRDFIATGIQSFRDCDATALVAVACLLVLFVWYCYHVGREQPRAYATVNALIQSAEANGVQNGFVYCQSPECVRCSHHDGLNQKLYHNLQEYAKRYSWSGMGRIHKGIREQGRYLNSRPSIQKPEVFFLPDLPTTPYFSRDAQKHDVELLERNFQTILCEFETLYKAFSNCSLPQGWKMNSTPSGEWFTFYLVNQGMCVPRNCRRCPRTYRLLGSLRTCIGNNVFGNACISVLSPGTVIAEHYGPTNIRIRCHLGLKTPSNCELVVGGEPQCWAEGRCLLFDDSFLHTAFHEGAPEEGPRVVFMVDLWHPNVAAAERQALDFIFAPGR; from the exons ATGGTGTGGGTGCCCCTGAGCCCCACAAGCAGTGACCGCCGGGCCCTGCTGCgtgctcccagcaccaccaccatgtcTTTGGAGTGGCTGTCAGACTGGAGCTGGTCCCTGGACGGACTCCGGGATTTCATTGCCACGGGCATCCAGTCTTTCCGGGACTGCGACGCCACGGCCCTGGTGGCTGTCGCCTGCCTGCTGGTCCTCTTCGTGTGGTACTGCTACCACGTGGGGCGGGAGCAGCCCCGCGCCTACGCCACAGTGAACGCGCTGATTCAGAGCGCCGAGGCCAACGGGGTGCAGAACGGGTTCGTGTACTGCCAGTCGCCTGAGTGCGTGCGCTGCTCGCACCACGACGGCCTCAACCAGAAACTCTACCACAACCTGCAGGAGTACGCCAAGCGCTACTCCTGGTCCGGCATGGGCAGGATCCACAAGGGCATCCGTGAGCAGGGCCGCTACCTCAACAGCCGGCCCTCCATCCAGAAGCCAGAAGTCTTCTTCCTGCCTGACTTGCCCACCACGCCCTACTTCTCCCGGGACGCTCAAAAGCACGACGTGGAGTTGCTGGAGCGCAACTTCCAGACCATCCTGTGTGAGTTTGAGACCCTGTACAAGGCGTTCTCAAACTGCAGCCTCCCTCAAGGATGGAAAATGAACAGCACGCCCAGTGGGGAGTGGTTCACCTTCTACCTGGTGAACCAGGGCATGTGCGTGCCCAGGAACTGCCGGAGATGCCCACGGACGTACCGCTTGCTCGGGAGCCTCCGTACCTGCATTGGCAACAATGTCTTTGGGAACGCCTGCATCTCTGTGCTGAGCCCGGGCACTGTCATCGCCGAGCACTACGGGCCCACCAACATCCGCATCCGCTGCCACCTCG GTCTGAAGACACCCAGCAACTGCGAGCTGGTGGTGGGGGGCGAGCCCCAGTGCTGGGCCGAGGGCCGGTGCCTGCTCTTCGACGACTCCTTCCTGCACACGGCGTTCCACGAAG GTGCCCCGGAGGAAGGTCCCCGTGTGGTGTTCATGGTGGACCTGTGGCACCCCAACGTGGCGGCGGCCGAGCGCCAAGCCCTCGATTTCATCTTCGCGCCGGGACGATGA